A genomic segment from Aspergillus chevalieri M1 DNA, chromosome 7, nearly complete sequence encodes:
- a CDS encoding BolA family protein (BUSCO:EOG09265LEG;~COG:T;~EggNog:ENOG410PS86;~InterPro:IPR002634,IPR036065;~PFAM:PF01722): protein MYLRSSLSSLRRPLFSTVSSTLPSRTMSSSATPVEDLIREKLTTSLTPSTLLIRNDSHLHAHHAPMQGSTSRETHFHVTITSPAFQSKMQAARHRMIYALLKDEMSREGGIHALQLKTRTPEEEQRELEKQG from the exons CCTCTGTTCTCGACAGTATCATCGACACTACCATCCCGAACAATGTCCTCCTCCGCTACCCCCGTTGAGGACCTCATTCGCGAAAAG TTAACGACCTCTCTAACCCCCTCAACCCTCCTCATCCGTAATGACTCGCATCTTCACGCGCACCACGCCCCGATGCAGGGGTCGACGTCTAGGGAGACGCATTTCCA TGTAACGATTACATCCCCAGCGTTCCAATCGAAGATGCAAGCCGCGCGACACCGGATGATCTACGCTCTACTGAAAGACGAAATGAGCCGGGAAGGCGGGATTCATGCTCTACAACTCAAAACGAGGACGCCGGAGGAAGAGCAGCGGGAGCTGGAGAAGCAGGGATAG
- the SSO2 gene encoding syntaxin (COG:U;~EggNog:ENOG410PK20;~InterPro:IPR006011,IPR010989,IPR000727;~PFAM:PF05739,PF00804;~TransMembrane:1 (i284-304o);~go_component: GO:0016020 - membrane [Evidence IEA];~go_process: GO:0016192 - vesicle-mediated transport [Evidence IEA]): MSYQNLEGGQGGYGQYNPYGAAAQPNPYAQGNAMEQGNGNYEMNQVQPGGGTTGILNKCKEINDGIGDLRAKREGQLSAAQNALLDSSTEKEDQTARQTLDYIEDEINNGFRYLRDLLKRIKQTPGSGDARVQTQIDVTSRNLRREIEQYQRAQSDFQKRLREQVRRRYEIANPEATPEELDQGVDNVLMGQEQSFQVAGTRSRQANDARRAALERSAAIRKIEQDMIELGRLYQEIAEIVHIQEPQVEQIHHGAEDVVGNVQNANTQIDSAISSARKARKWKWIALLIVVLIIAIVVGVAVGVTQNK; encoded by the exons ATGAGT TACCAGAACCTCGAAGGTGGCCAGGGTGGCTACGGCCAATACAACCCCTACGGTGCCGCCGCGCAACCCAACCCCTACGCTCAGGGTAATGCCATGGAGCAGGGCAACGGCAACTATG AAATGAACCAGGTGCAGCCCGGCGGCGGAACCACCGGCATTCTGAACAAGTGCAAGGAAATCAACGATGGAATCGGTGATCTGCGCGCCAAGCGCGAAGGTCAACTCTCTGCCGCCCAGAATGCCTTGCTGGATTCGAGCACCGAAAAGGAGGATCAGACTGCCCGCCAGACCCTCGACTACATCGAAGACGAGATCAACAACGGTTTCCGCTACCTGCGCGACCTTCTCAAGCGCATCAAACAGACCCCCGGTTCCGGTGACGCCCGCGTCCAGACCCAGATCGATGTCACCAGCCGCAACCTGCGTCGAGAAATCGAGCAGTACCAGCGCGCTCAGTCGGACTTCCAGAAGCGTTTGCGCGAGCAAGTTCGTCGTCGTTACGAGATTGCCAACCCTGAGGCCACTCCGGAGGAGCTTGACCAGGGTGTTGATAACGTGTTAATGGGCCAGGAGCAGAGCTTCCAG GTCGCCGGTACACGATCCCGTCAGGCCAACGATGCCCGTCGCGCCGCCTTGGAACGATCGGCTGCTATTCGGAAGATCGAGCAGGATATGATCGAGCTCGGCCGTCTGTACCAGGAAATCGCCGAAATTGTGCATATCCAGGAACCCCAAGTGGAGCAGATTCACCACGGCGCCGAGGATGTCGTGGGTAATGTGCAAAATGCCAACACTCAGATCGACTCGGCCATTTCCAGTGCGCGTAAAGCCCGGAAGTGGAAGTGGATCGCTCTGCTCATCGTCG TCCTCATTATTGCCATTGTTGTGGGTGTTGCTGTCGGTGTCACCCAAAACAAATAG
- a CDS encoding peptide MFS transporter (COG:E;~EggNog:ENOG410Q5CS;~InterPro:IPR000109,IPR018456,IPR036259;~PFAM:PF00854;~TransMembrane:10 (i135-158o164-189i219-240o246-267i330-347o377-394i406-428o462-483i495-514o520-542i);~go_component: GO:0016020 - membrane [Evidence IEA];~go_function: GO:0022857 - transmembrane transporter activity [Evidence IEA];~go_process: GO:0006857 - oligopeptide transport [Evidence IEA];~go_process: GO:0055085 - transmembrane transport [Evidence IEA]), producing MAAEHEVEPAQPQDTITTVKDPAETTEKALGDTPDGEEPNEDEKKSLRHVAENLPISAWLVAVVELCERFTFYGMSGIFQNYINLPLDGSQGRGALGMGHQGATGLNTFFQFWCYVTPILGAIVADQYLGKYKAIVLFSLIYMAGLLIMVCTSIPASLENGAGLGGFIAAILIIGIGTGGIKSNVAPLIADQYKRKKMAVSTKKGERVIIDPALTIQRIYMIFYGCINIGSLSLLATPYMEKLVGYWSAYLLCLCMFIVGTTTVLLGRKFYVVRPPQGSIITDAFKALWIMVINRNMDAPKPTWQAENGGRRARTNLPWDDHFIDELKRALVACQVFCFYPIYWVVYTQFSGNFVTQAGQMEGHGIPNDLMQNFDPISILVFIPILETVVYPLMRRLRIPFKPITRISLGFIVASLAMMYAAIVQHLIYSAGPCYEHPGCDASIVDGTTQGNHVHIAIQTPAYVFIGLSEIFASVSGLEYAYTKAPPSMKSFVQSMYLLTNAFGAAIAEALTPAAYDPAILWMFTGVACASFCTGIIFFLTYHHLNAKEEDMNALDADDPDAPVAKEERKE from the exons ATGGCCGCAGAACACGAGGTTGAGCCTGCTCA ACCCCAGGATACCATCACCACCGTGAAAGACCCAGCGGAAACCACCGAGAAAGCCCTGGGCGACACTCCTGACGGCGAAGAACCCAACGaggatgaaaagaaaagcctTCGCCATGTCGCTGAGAACCTTCCCATCTCGGCCTGGCTGGTCGCCGTCGTCGAACTGTGCGAGCGTTTCACCTTCTACGGCATGTCAGGTATCTTCCAGAACTACATCAACCTGCCTCTCGACGGTAGTCAGGGTCGTGGTGCGCTGGGAATGGGTCACCAGGGTGCTACTGGTCTGAATACGTTCTTTCAGTTCTGGTGCTATG TCACTCCTATTCTTGGTGCTATTGTGGCCGACCAGTACCTGGGCAAATACAAGGCCATTGTGCTCTTTTCGCTCATCTACATGGCTGGTTTGCTGATCATGGTGTGCACCTCGATTCCTGCTTCTTTGGAGAATGGCGCCGGTCTTGGTGGTTTCATCGCGGCGATTCTGATCATCGGTATTGGCACGGGTGGCATCAAGAGTAACGTTGCTCCTTTG attgcggaccAATACAAGCGCAAGAAAATGGCCGTTAGCACCAAAAAGGGCGAACGAGTCATTATTGATCCCGCCCTGACGATCCAGCGGATCTACATGATTTTCTACGGTTGCATCAATATCGGCTCGCTGTCGTTGCTGGCAACGCCATACATGGAAAAGCTCGTGGGCTACTGGTCTGCTTACCTACTCTGCCTGTGCATGTTCATAGTTGGAACTACGACCGTTCTGCTTGGCCGCAAATTCTACGTCGTGCGCCCTCCGCAGGGCTCCATTATCACCGATGCCTTCAAGGCTCTCTGGATCATGGTCATCAACCGCAACATGGACGCCCCCAAACCGACCTGGCAGGCAGAGAACGGTGGCCGCCGCGCACGCACCAACCTCCCCTGGGACGACCATTTCATCGACGAACTCAAGCGTGCGCTTGTCGCATGCCAGGTGTTCTGCTTCTACCCTATCTACTGGGTCGTGTACACGCAGTTCTCGGGTAACTTTGTCACGCAGGCCGGACAGATGGAGGGCCATGGCATTCCCAACGACCTCATGCAGAACTTTGACCCCATCTCCATTCTCGTGTTTATCCCCATCCTCGAGACCGTGGTCTACCCGCTCATGCGCCGTCTGCGCATCCCCTTCAAGCCAATCACGCGTATCTCACTGGGATTCATCGTCGCCTCTCTCGCCATGATGTACGCCGCCATCGTCCAACACCTCATCTACTCCGCCGGCCCCTGCTACGAGCACCCGGGCTGCGATGCCTCCATCGTCGACGGCACAACGCAGGGCAACCACGTCCACATCGCCATTCAGACCCCCGCCTATGTCTTTATCGGTCTATCCGAAATCTTCGCCTCCGTCTCCGGTCTCGAATACGCCTACACCAAGGCCCCGCCATCCATGAAATCCTTCGTCCAATCCATGTACCTCCTCACTAACGCCTTCGGTGCTGCTATCGCCGAAGCCCTCACACCCGCTGCATACGACCCTGCTATCCTGTGGATGTTCACTGGTGTCGCGTGCGCGTCGTTCTGCACGGGTATCATCTTTTTCCTCACGTATCACCACTTGAACGCTAAGGAGGAGGACATGAATGCGTTGGATGCGGATGATCCGGATGCTCCTGTTGCTAAAGAGGAGCGGAAGGAATAG